The proteins below are encoded in one region of Lactuca sativa cultivar Salinas chromosome 3, Lsat_Salinas_v11, whole genome shotgun sequence:
- the LOC111909139 gene encoding uncharacterized protein LOC111909139 has translation MINRLREKFELPHEDKVLMEYVDEQMRRQWKRTRNIFKDYWKKNGGITDPQFARSKMKPDSRSEEDWGYLCDYWESDKAKQYAEQMKHNRGKFVIPSTGGSRSIANHKFAMTNKETQMPPSPIELYHKLHFDPIKKWINDESRIQYENILQLKEEEYAKLVSAGTSITQEMEYDIEKKVIKTTSAKHKTLQSGWEASSGPVMRKKDIHLLSTAETSQSASKDEEDMKSKIVALEEEVRINEQKVKQSEEKCEKCSSLLSRSSQILKTYYVHPMKMKLVRTMT, from the exons aTGATTAACAGATTACGT GAAAAATTTGAATTACCGCACGAAGATAAAGTTCTGATGGAGTATGTAGATGAACAAATGCGGAGGCAATGGAAACGCACACGAAATATTTTCAAAGATTATTGGAAGAAAAATGGAGGAATAACAGATCCACAATTTGCAAGATCTAAAATGAAGCCAGATTCTCGTAGCGAAGAAGATTGGGGTTATTTGTGCGATTATTGGGAATCGGATAAAGCGAAG CAATATGCTGAACAAATGAAACATAATCGGGGAAAATTTGTTATTCCAAGTACAGGAGGCTCAAGATCGATAGCAAATCACAAATTTGCCATG ACAAATAAAGAGACTCAAATGCCCCCCAGCCCAATCGAGTTATATCATAAGTTGCATTTTGATCCCATAAAGAAATGGATAAATGATGAGTCACGCATTCAATAC GAAAATATTCTCCAACTCAAGGAGGAAGAATACGCCAAATTAGTTTCGGCGGGAACAAGCATTACTCAAGAAATGGAATACGACATAGAGAAAAAAGTCATTAAAACTACTTCTGCCAAACATAAAACATTACAATCTGGATGGGAGGCTTCAAGTGGACCTGTTATGAGGAAAAAAGATATACATCTCTTATCAACCGCAGAAACATCTCAATCAGCCTCAAAAGACGAAGAAGATATGAAAAGTAAGATTGTTGCACTTGAGGAGGAGGTTCGAATAAATGAACAAAAAGTCAAACAAAGtgaggaaaaatgtgaaaaatgttcCAGTTTATTATCTCGAAGTTCCCAGATTCTCAAAACATATTATGTCCATCCGATGAAGATGAAGCTCGTGCGTACGATGACATAA